ACAAGGGATTTATTCTTCATATCCCCTCCTTTTAAATGACCCGAAATCCATCAGTAAGTTACGGATAAATACCATATGGTTCCCACCCGTATTCATTGTGAATGGCGGGAACCATATGGTGGTAGTCTCAATATTTCTCCCGGCTAACGTATTATGTATCTAAAAGTTCCGGCATCAGGCATATAATCGGCTTTACCCGCTGATGCGGTTGCCTTTATACCCGCCTGAGTCTCCATAGACACCGCTATGGAATCACCGCTAATCTTGCCTATATCACTCAGGCTGAAGCTGAAGGTCAATTCGTTACCATTTACGACTGCCTGAAGGCTGGATAGTCCGGTGAGCTTACCGTCATGATATTTTATAAGGAGTGGAAGACCTCCGCTTAAATCCAGGTAAACTCGATACTGGAACTGGTCGGTGATATTTCCAGATACGCGCAGACTGATAGTCATAGTGGTGGAGTTATTCGATATGAAACCACTGATCAGGTCACCATCCGGGCTTGGTGAATCGCCCTCGGGATCCCAGGCGTGCACGTTGATATACTGGAATACCGACTGACCAACTCCACCGTCTTTATCCGTCACCGTAAGGGTAACGGTAAAGGTACCGAGTCTGGTGTAGATATGGCTGCCGGTTACGGTACCGCTGCCGTTGGTCTCGCTAACATCGCCAATCGAACTGGTGCCGTCACCCCAGTCCCAAACCGCCGTATGCGTATCGAGTATGCCGGGGTCTGTAAAGGCGGCGCTGGCGTTCATTTCATTATTGACCTGCGCAACCGTCGGCGCATCGATTGCTCCTACAGTCGGAGCAACATTGTTGACTGTTACTTTCAGGGTATCAGAACCGGAACCAAAATCATCATCATCGACGGTTACCGTTGCAGTGTAAACGCCGTTGTCGGCATAGACGTGACTGCTTCCCGAAACGGTTCCTGAACCATTGGTCTCAGTAACATTACCGTCCGAAGTGGTACCGTCACCCCAGTCATTAACCGCAGTATGCGTATCTTCAGTGCCGGTATCGTTGAACTGTGCCGGGTCAAGGGATACGGTATCACCTTCGTTAGCTGTCTTGTCAACGCCAGCTTCCACTGTCGGATTTAGATTGTTAACGGATACCACAGCGGTTGCATTTCCTGTTACGGTATCGTCATCGGTTACCCATACGGTAATCGTATAGTTATCCGATGACGTATTGCTCGGGTTATCATCCAGGTATTGGTGCGATGCCGTGAATGTACCGGAACCCGCACCCTGCGTGACAGGCAATGCTTCGACCATTCCGTCACCCCAGTCAACCTGCGCGGTATGCGTATCGAGAAGACTGAAATCGGTAAACGAGCCACTCAGGTCCGTAATGCCATTCTCGTTAATCGGTGATGTTACCGAAGTAATGGTTACGTCCGGAGCTATATCCAAGACAGTGACCGTGGTAAACGCCGTACCGATGCCTCCATTCGAGTCGGTCACTTTCACCTTGGTCTGGTACTGGTCCGACGGTGTGCCGATCGGGTTATCATCGGGATAGATATGCTGTACGGTAATCGTTCCGTTGGTTGTTTTACCACTGACTACATTACCATCTCCAAAATCCCAGACGTAGAATACAGGTGAAGTGAGGTTAGCGAAGTCAGGCAGTGTAGCCTGGAGGGTAACAGTCCGATTTTCATCAACCGTTATCTCAGGTACCGTCTCCACCTGGACGATGCTCAAATTAGCGCCTTTACCGGTAGCCGCAGCAATGTTACCGGCTCCGTCCACTACCTGTATCACGATAGCATCGCCTTCGGCGTACCCGGTTAATGTAATCGTCAGGCTGTTACTCGAAGTAGAAGTAATGGTACCGTTGCCAATCTGAAGTACGACTACCTGCTGAATACCGCTGGCATCGCTGGCATCTATGGTAACGACGACACCGACATCCGTCTGCTGGAGTTCTATACCACTTATGACAGGCGGTTGCCAGTCGGTGGAACTGGAATTCAGGAGCTCAAAGGTAAGAGTGTCATACAAACGCTGCGTACCTGTGACTATGCCCCCGTTTAAGTTTTCGGCACGGAATTGTCCCGGTATTACTACCAGTGTCTGTAAAAGTCCATCGCCTGTTTGCAGGCTATTGACCTTGGCAATCTCTGCCGGCCAGAAAGACGGTAGATAAATCTGCGGTTCATTCGGGTTTGCTTCCCATTCAACTGTCGGACGCGCAATTACAGGGTCAAAGTTGGGGGAACTACTTTCGGTAATGAAAGTCCCGCCGCTAAGCAGCACACCGTGTACCGGACTCGTTCCGCCCTCTCCCAGAGGAATAACCATGCGGGGTTGAATAGCTCTACCGGCAGTAGCCTGGGCATCACCATCTGCTGTGAAGTACGTGCCGTTAACAGTATTTACTTCCTGCCGGACATAGTCCGTACCCTCGTTAACGGTAACTGTGCTCGAGCTTTGGAACTGGGTACTGGCAGCGCTGAAACTGCCGGAACCGGTACCGGCAGTCGTAGTACTGGCGCTGACAGCATCAACGTTTAGCCGATACATCGGCAGACCGTAGAAAGTGGTTTGAATTGATGATTTCTCATCGAATACCGTCATCGCGCTCAGGCTGCTCAGGTATGTCCTTTTAGCATCCAACAGGGCTTTACCGGCCGGGACATCACTGTGGATAAGATTTTCAGCAAAGATGGTCAGCAATCTTTCCGTTCCGCCAATTCCTGCATCATCTCCGATACCGAAACCGGTGCTGGCAACATATATAGCCTGTTGCTGTGCCATAGCCTGAACAAAATCCAGTCCCGGGTCGATACCCAATCCGGCATCGACATCCTGTGAGCTATTTGCAGGCACGTTCAGTCCAGCGTGACAACCGATAGAGAAAACCAGCCGATGGAATAATGCCGTTGGCTCGCCAGCGGCCTGAGCAACATCGACGCTGCTGAGGAAGTCGCCGATGCCCTGGACGAACCCGCGCTCACTCAGGGCTGCATAGTGAGTAAAGTGCGCATTCAGAGACGTTATGTCCGGAGCCGAGCTTCCGTTCTGCCCCAGGAACTCGCTGAGCAGGAAACCGCGGTCCCAGTTGGAATCTATGGCGCGCGTAGTCGCCACCGCGTCATCAAGGAAATCTGCGGTCAGTTCAGCGCCATCGTTAAAGAAGTCGTAGCCAGTGACCAGAGCCGTTTCAGGGCTGAGCACGCCATCGACGGCGGGATCCAGGAAGGTAAGAGCGGCTTTGCTTATCTCTTGAGGTGTTTCCACCAGGCGGCCGATGGGAATATCAGGTATATAGAGCGCCCGTCCCTGCCAGGCAGTTGGTTG
The DNA window shown above is from Dehalococcoidales bacterium and carries:
- a CDS encoding PKD domain-containing protein; translated protein: MNDFDMSDFDMSDFDMSDFDMSDFDMSDFDMSDFDMSDFDMSDFDMSDFDMSDFDMSPLSVLSFTGADGSATSGTDISVSELGLDSILDGNTKIIGFSANRGLKNEVLLSHVAHNGIRIFAVVIGSNGIFSTEPYELQIETSIPKPINISGESLVSSDQQTSDTEEISTQSGSPLTLFVTQRQRIEALYGIDEWNSMAADLQALAAHSAVRGDIISVPSDIYVGWDTQPASIVEVNNVSSAIRTIIRDYLASHTTIEYVVLVGSDEVIPHRRVPDETKFNERFYALNSYLKWGSPLLFSMLGGYNLSDDYYVDKQPTAWQGRALYIPDIPIGRLVETPQEISKAALTFLDPAVDGVLSPETALVTGYDFFNDGAELTADFLDDAVATTRAIDSNWDRGFLLSEFLGQNGSSAPDITSLNAHFTHYAALSERGFVQGIGDFLSSVDVAQAAGEPTALFHRLVFSIGCHAGLNVPANSSQDVDAGLGIDPGLDFVQAMAQQQAIYVASTGFGIGDDAGIGGTERLLTIFAENLIHSDVPAGKALLDAKRTYLSSLSAMTVFDEKSSIQTTFYGLPMYRLNVDAVSASTTTAGTGSGSFSAASTQFQSSSTVTVNEGTDYVRQEVNTVNGTYFTADGDAQATAGRAIQPRMVIPLGEGGTSPVHGVLLSGGTFITESSSPNFDPVIARPTVEWEANPNEPQIYLPSFWPAEIAKVNSLQTGDGLLQTLVVIPGQFRAENLNGGIVTGTQRLYDTLTFELLNSSSTDWQPPVISGIELQQTDVGVVVTIDASDASGIQQVVVLQIGNGTITSTSSNSLTITLTGYAEGDAIVIQVVDGAGNIAAATGKGANLSIVQVETVPEITVDENRTVTLQATLPDFANLTSPVFYVWDFGDGNVVSGKTTNGTITVQHIYPDDNPIGTPSDQYQTKVKVTDSNGGIGTAFTTVTVLDIAPDVTITSVTSPINENGITDLSGSFTDFSLLDTHTAQVDWGDGMVEALPVTQGAGSGTFTASHQYLDDNPSNTSSDNYTITVWVTDDDTVTGNATAVVSVNNLNPTVEAGVDKTANEGDTVSLDPAQFNDTGTEDTHTAVNDWGDGTTSDGNVTETNGSGTVSGSSHVYADNGVYTATVTVDDDDFGSGSDTLKVTVNNVAPTVGAIDAPTVAQVNNEMNASAAFTDPGILDTHTAVWDWGDGTSSIGDVSETNGSGTVTGSHIYTRLGTFTVTLTVTDKDGGVGQSVFQYINVHAWDPEGDSPSPDGDLISGFISNNSTTMTISLRVSGNITDQFQYRVYLDLSGGLPLLIKYHDGKLTGLSSLQAVVNGNELTFSFSLSDIGKISGDSIAVSMETQAGIKATASAGKADYMPDAGTFRYIIR